Within Telopea speciosissima isolate NSW1024214 ecotype Mountain lineage chromosome 8, Tspe_v1, whole genome shotgun sequence, the genomic segment GACACCATCCCTATCATAATTTGGACCAACAGATCGAACTCTCCTCGGACCGAAGAATCTTTCAATGGCCGGAGTCGATGAATGTTCTACACCATCGGCTTCCCTCTGGAAGCTGGAGTCTCCATCTGTTCCAGCCATGAGATCCATCAAATTGCTCCTGAAAACTAGACCCAGATCAGAATACACTCTCCTTGAGTTCCTCAATGGCCGAGAACTTCTGCTATCCATCATATCTCCATTCTCTCCCACTCGACGCGTTGGCCTTGCATTCGAATGGGTATTCTCAGATTCTACAGGGCGTCCTACTGTCTCTACCATCAAGCAGGGGTTACTGACAGACAAACTATTCCAGGAGTGAAGAGGCACCATCTTACTGAGAACATTAAGGCACTCCACTATCTCCTTCATTGAAGGCCGGCGCTCTCTGCAAGACCTCACACACTTGCCTGCAATCACTGCCAATTGTTTCCTAACCATTGGATCCTTCGGAGGCGCAATTCTGGGATCATATATGCTTAAAAGCTTGCCTTTCCGTATCAACGGAATAGCCCAATCGATAATTGAAGGTGGTGAATGCCCGACATCAATCGCTTTCCTACCACTAATGATCTCCAGAAGAAGAATTCCAAAACTAAACACATCAGTCTTTGTGCTCAGATTATCCGGTGTAACATAGCCAGGATCAAGGTAGCCAATTGTTCCCGCTGGCGGCGTCGACCGGAGCCGGAAATTGTCAACGTGGCAACTCAACGCAAGCCCGAAATCGCCCAATCTCGCATTGAAATTCCGATCAATCAACACATTTGCAGACTTGATGTCTCTGTGAATTACAGGAGGAATGGAGGAGTGAAGAGTATCAATAGCCTCAGCAGTCTGAAGGGCTAGTCTGATTCTTCGACCCCAATTGGGGGGTCGAGAACTGTTGTGAAGAACTTCGTAAAGGGTTCCATTACTCATGAATTCGACAACCAGAAGACGATCTCTCGAGTCGTTCGTGAAGCCCAATAAGTTCACGAGTCGAGGGCCGTGGACTTTGGAGAGGATATCAATCTCGTTGTCCACTTCGTTGCTGCTGCTGTCGGCAGAGGATGCAGCACGAGAAATGACGCCGCCGCCGCCTCTGGAGGATTTCTTGACGGCGACAAGGCGGCCGCTGCGAAGGACGCC encodes:
- the LOC122672859 gene encoding serine/threonine-protein kinase-like protein At3g51990, encoding MGYLTCRAESAVLTSNSNTSTSSISTYSAHKPKKKNNREEPLKIQQFEYSDLEEATNGFSAQKLLGRGSHGCVYKGVLRSGRLVAVKKSSRGGGGVISRAASSADSSSNEVDNEIDILSKVHGPRLVNLLGFTNDSRDRLLVVEFMSNGTLYEVLHNSSRPPNWGRRIRLALQTAEAIDTLHSSIPPVIHRDIKSANVLIDRNFNARLGDFGLALSCHVDNFRLRSTPPAGTIGYLDPGYVTPDNLSTKTDVFSFGILLLEIISGRKAIDVGHSPPSIIDWAIPLIRKGKLLSIYDPRIAPPKDPMVRKQLAVIAGKCVRSCRERRPSMKEIVECLNVLSKMVPLHSWNSLSVSNPCLMVETVGRPVESENTHSNARPTRRVGENGDMMDSRSSRPLRNSRRVYSDLGLVFRSNLMDLMAGTDGDSSFQREADGVEHSSTPAIERFFGPRRVRSVGPNYDRDGVCQLSRNQSAGGRLRQRISCVDSRAVSTQTAKP